CATACGTTGCTCACCAGTAGCAGGAGTCTTCCCTATCAGAGCCTCCGCTGAGTAACTAGAGAGACGGTGGCGCTCCTGACGTGATGACGTGCAAGCAAGATCTGAGGAACGAGAAACAGAATTGCTAGCCTGAGAGGTCAACTGCTGCTCCATTGAACGAGACCCCATTAGTCTTTGCATAGCCCCATGATCCTGTCCAGGTGGACGCTCCGGCTGACCCAAATGATTGTTTTGATGTACCCTCTGACCTGCCTGTTGAGCCTCACAGTTTTTGTCCTGTCTAGCCCCAAAGTGCTGCTGCTGAATCTGCTGCTGAAGATGCTGATGACGTGAATGTGAGTTCTGTGGTGGcatctgctgttgttgttggtgTGACTGTTGCTGCTGTTGAATCTGTTGTGCTTTTTGCTGCTGTTGCTGTGATTGCTGCTGTTGAtggtgctgctgctgctgctgttgttgttgttgttgatgctGCTGGGATTGTTGTGgatgctgctgttgctgttggTGTTGTTGAGGAGGCTGTTGTTGCTGATGCTGCACAGCACTCTTTTCCAAATGATGTTGCTTTTGCAAACCAACATTTGGTCCTGTCTGCCCACCACGCACCACTCCTCTCTTTTTTTGCACATGCTGGTCTTGTAGCAGGTTCCTCTGATGAATGCCGTGGATCTGAGGTTCAGTTTGTGTTAAGTGATGCTGAAGTTGGTAAAGGTGTCTTTGTTCTTGCTGTTGTTGATGTTTGAGGTAGGGGTTTACACCCAAATTCTGCCCAGACTGTGGAGCATTATGTTGTATGTGTCCTTGCTGCAGGTGCACCACACTTGGCTGAGTTTGTTCATGTGATGGCACCTGAGTAGCGCAGTGTCCTTCTGTAGGGCGGAGCACAGTACTCATGAATGTATTACCAGAAAACAGAGCCCCAACACCATCAGAGTGATTCCTTGGCATAACTGCAGAAGTACTTGAGGGCATCTGATTAACCATCATTTGCACGTGATCTGTAGCCTTAATGTCTATTCTTGAAACATTCCCTGCTGGGCACGGTTTTGAGCGCTTATTTGGAAGTATAAGGTCATCTTGGGCAGACCTTTTTGGCATATCCTTTTGATGACGCTCAACCATTCCTACACCAATTTGGGTTCGCATCAGGACATTCTTTAAAGGTGCATATTCATTAGGCTGAGCAGGGCCAGAACAGGTTGGGGGAACTTGTGAGGAAGACTGAGACACCATAACGGCAGCAACTCCTGATGAGGGAGCAGAGACCTGCAGTGCAAGATTGGGCGATCCTGGATAAGGTTGGTTGGAGCTTGGCCTGATGAGGTTATTAACATTAAGGCTGGTGACAGAACTAGGCTGAGACTGTGAGTAAGCTATGCTCTGAGGAAGTCTGATGCTAGTAGTGCTACTGGCTAAAGGCTCACCTGGAGGAACTCGAGTAGAGACCTGAGATGAAGGTTTTGACATGGGTAAATCGGCCTGCTTTGTCATTTTCACCAGCTGGTCAGTCACACTCTCCTTGTTAGAAGGAGTTGGCTGCATTTTTGGAAGGTCCCATCCTGTGGCAGCAGTACTTGTTTGGTTGTCAACACTGCATCCAGCAGCCCTCTTGCCTGGACTGTCCTGTTCAAATATGGCTCTTGCAGCCATTGCTAATATTTCTGCCTGCTCGGAAGTAAAGGTGAATGCACCAAATGTACTTGAAGATGCACTGATGTTGTGGCCTGCTGGAAGCAATGATGCAACAGAAAACCCTCTCCCGCCTGAACCTCCTGCCATAGGTGAATCAGTCTGTCTATTAGTTCCCAGTGGAGGCTCAAAAGAATCATTTTCCAATGTACATACTTGTTGTGGAGGAACTGTTTCTTTCTGAGCAAAAGCAGCTACTTCTGTCACACTCTTTTCTGTGGCACCAGCAGACTGTCCATCCTTGCCAGGTTGCGTGTTCATATTTGATTCAAGCAGCTTGAAGTCTGTACAATTCCCTTGGTTATTGGTTGCCATTGATAAACTCATCGAGGATGGTCGTTTTAGGGTCTTGAAAGGGTCTGAAATCCTGGAAGTATCTGATTGAGTTGAAATAGAGGTGTCTGAGCTAGGAGTTGATGTTGAGGGTACACTAAATGATGCCTGAATTTGAGGAGAGTTGGTCGACTCTTCTCTTCTAGCAAACTTATCTTGTGTTTGTGAAATGGCCCGACTTGGCATGATGGAAACCACTGGCCCACTTTCTGCTGAATTAGGATTGATGCCCAACGGTCGACTTGGTGTGGATATATGACTTGGTACTGGGGGCGAATTAAAAGATTTAACTTTTGAATTTTGGATAGAGGTTACAGTGGTCAGCGGAGTGGAAGTTTCTGTAAAACTGGGTCTTGATTCTGTCAATCTGCCTATATTACTGGTGCAAACATTACTGCTACTCGCCTTGTTCTGACCAGTAGTTTCACTACAAAATGTCACACTGCATGAAGAGTTAACATGAACTTCTGATGATGCAACTGACAAAGTTGCAACAGTATCCACAGAGCTACACTGTGACGAGAGATCAGCACTAACCGTTGAACAGTTTAGCTGGGGACCAATATCTGGAGTAAAGATTTCTTTACTCAACCTGCCACAATTTGTAGAAACAAACACGTTACCCTGAGTGGAACTTACTGAACTGACACTGTTAACGGTTACATTGTTATGCACGCTGACATCATCTATAGATTTTGCTTTAGTTTTTGAAATTTCTTCACCAGCCAATGGGGACTTGACAATGGATCCATTCACTGAAGCAGTGACAGAACTCTCTACTGATTTTTCACTGGAGGAACTGACACTAATGATTGCAGGACTACTGAAAGTGGAAATAACACTATTGGAGGCAGTTGTACTCTGTGTATTAACATCATGACTAACCATATCCTTATTTAAAGAATTTACAGAATTAACACTCGTTGCTGTAGTTGATAACTCAGAACAAGTATCATCTGCAACAAGAGCCTTACTCTTGACAGCAATTCTAGGCAAACCTCGCCCAGGTTTAGGTTCCTTTCGTTTAACCAGTCTGGTTCTCCTAACTGAGTTTTGTCTGGTTTGAGTTCCAGAGGTCCCACAACCTTTCTTTGGCAGAATTTTAACTGCACTGCCAGCAGTAGTTGATGCTACAGGAACAGAGGAAGAAAGAACATTTTCAGTAGGAGTGCTGACTTCTGAACCACACGTTGAAAGAGGTTGCACAGTACTGAGTGAAGGTGGAGTAATGGTGTATATCTGCACATTGCTCTGACTTGAGACCTTTGAAATGCTCTGACTAAGACTAGTTAAAGCACCTAAACAATTCATGGCAACATTGGCGGTGGGTTCCTCACAGGTGGGCTgaaggatctgagttacacttTGTCCAGACTGAGAGTCTCCCTTATCTGGTGACGTTGCAGGCTGCAAAACATACACTTGTCCATTCACAGTGATAGTCTGAGGTGCTTGTGCTTGCAATTGGGTTGAGGGACGTGGAAGAATATGTACCAACTGCTTTGTCCCAGCAGCCTGCATGCTAGCTGTGCAGGTATGGTTTGAAGTGGTTGTTTGACTGGATAAAGCTGGGGTTGCAGCTGACACAATGGCAGTGTGATGACTCTGTGGTGCAGGAG
This DNA window, taken from Pseudorasbora parva isolate DD20220531a chromosome 24, ASM2467924v1, whole genome shotgun sequence, encodes the following:
- the LOC137064220 gene encoding basic helix-loop-helix domain-containing protein USF3, with amino-acid sequence MPEIVQNQTNNPKPPRRKKNKEIHNAVERHRKEKINTGINRIGELLPCSQALKQSKNMILGEAYRYITDLKRQNDEMLLNGGDKVQAEEIKRLRLQLEDLRKESAHYIELLKANGINFLDDPTIHWKGKQRCAKVAKVTPTHLMSKGIIVYSNGNNSCPTSKVSIPQHPVSHLDKQPTNAVTVQPSCDITLGMGQTVGIMNGAPVNKVVVTSTSSHIPVATLIPAVSKPCLTVVEQYSPLAPTTPLNPPMNYITVQGLCPQSAVSTPLPPQLQPDNPTPSLTSATCPAAPLRLQHMLNLSSLPQVVISNSVVPVAAAPTMLSHNSEIQSVSTILPASSTLLRTSPTSSTQTTWTTLQLAGNTVQPVSQALITDGASISHNPQQLSVCSMGTKHLEEPTSIHLQPQAPVQLQAPTSTCIPVQPSGPRPPQIYSAVVPCPQSAMAQQSSILSVPAIVSQAVVVHQPSIETPTAQLTHPQSSVRVQPALLPKPQLSSTLMTTCNPTLQSKTPVQSALPCQPHSHPTVVPQAQSAVVPQLHLSVVPQAQPIINPPTQPALVPQPQAATLPVLQTMQLLQVNSDETPVAVTSSPPSNSHVVILQQGSSCSAPQVLREDVTSQTPCQHIVIIQAPTLTPAPQSHHTAIVSAATPALSSQTTTSNHTCTASMQAAGTKQLVHILPRPSTQLQAQAPQTITVNGQVYVLQPATSPDKGDSQSGQSVTQILQPTCEEPTANVAMNCLGALTSLSQSISKVSSQSNVQIYTITPPSLSTVQPLSTCGSEVSTPTENVLSSSVPVASTTAGSAVKILPKKGCGTSGTQTRQNSVRRTRLVKRKEPKPGRGLPRIAVKSKALVADDTCSELSTTATSVNSVNSLNKDMVSHDVNTQSTTASNSVISTFSSPAIISVSSSSEKSVESSVTASVNGSIVKSPLAGEEISKTKAKSIDDVSVHNNVTVNSVSSVSSTQGNVFVSTNCGRLSKEIFTPDIGPQLNCSTVSADLSSQCSSVDTVATLSVASSEVHVNSSCSVTFCSETTGQNKASSSNVCTSNIGRLTESRPSFTETSTPLTTVTSIQNSKVKSFNSPPVPSHISTPSRPLGINPNSAESGPVVSIMPSRAISQTQDKFARREESTNSPQIQASFSVPSTSTPSSDTSISTQSDTSRISDPFKTLKRPSSMSLSMATNNQGNCTDFKLLESNMNTQPGKDGQSAGATEKSVTEVAAFAQKETVPPQQVCTLENDSFEPPLGTNRQTDSPMAGGSGGRGFSVASLLPAGHNISASSSTFGAFTFTSEQAEILAMAARAIFEQDSPGKRAAGCSVDNQTSTAATGWDLPKMQPTPSNKESVTDQLVKMTKQADLPMSKPSSQVSTRVPPGEPLASSTTSIRLPQSIAYSQSQPSSVTSLNVNNLIRPSSNQPYPGSPNLALQVSAPSSGVAAVMVSQSSSQVPPTCSGPAQPNEYAPLKNVLMRTQIGVGMVERHQKDMPKRSAQDDLILPNKRSKPCPAGNVSRIDIKATDHVQMMVNQMPSSTSAVMPRNHSDGVGALFSGNTFMSTVLRPTEGHCATQVPSHEQTQPSVVHLQQGHIQHNAPQSGQNLGVNPYLKHQQQQEQRHLYQLQHHLTQTEPQIHGIHQRNLLQDQHVQKKRGVVRGGQTGPNVGLQKQHHLEKSAVQHQQQQPPQQHQQQQQHPQQSQQHQQQQQQQQQQHHQQQQSQQQQQKAQQIQQQQQSHQQQQQMPPQNSHSRHQHLQQQIQQQHFGARQDKNCEAQQAGQRVHQNNHLGQPERPPGQDHGAMQRLMGSRSMEQQLTSQASNSVSRSSDLACTSSRQERHRLSSYSAEALIGKTPATGEQRMGVHLQAPRNNAQDQSDLRGYVDSSRGKSNIAHNSQSRLPPDHSNSTDNQRMPDCGPFKALVSGHQLSNFEVQVSRSGDMSSKSVLQIQRGPQQQTGFRMGAGPTGDVRSRGTYSSPHPVAQGVHIGAGLTREQEGCHQSFMQSLLAPHIPEQNGHQRAAQGCTPVSIEYNCVPGTSAGELQAKSSSPNLHPAQKATPIRLGDSNKGHISQVSANLHGPPVRNGPPHPPTPHSSSDTGRTQGSTRSLSVSQRPHHIGPDPHSTKIRPGDRPRSGNLRPGNPFEPESSLPLPSSGGVILGRSQTGTEARRSSIVRFMTDGAQVSSDNNLVSDRCAVSDLTQNFGFPFIEGGMNPPPPINANASFIPPVSQPSSSRTPALLPVEPQNTLPSFYPSYSPATHPSLPSDIPLQYFPNQMFTSPSTDKSGSAPLNNRFGSILSPPRPVGFAQASFPLLTDMPMPIANSSGITPHLSNFNLTSLFPEIATAMPPDGSSMPMSPLLSLANTTSSDSNKQSNRPAHNISHILGHDGTSAV